ACGGTTTAGTATTTTGTTGGCATTACCTCTTCCCAAGTGGATGTCTCCCCCTGAGTGTCCGCCTTTTAATCCTTTTACCTCTACTTTAAAGAAGAAATACCCTTCAGGTACAGATACCTCTTTATAGGAGAATTCTCCAACTGAATCAATACCTCCTGCGCAACCGATAAACAGTTCGCCTTCATCTTCTGAATCAAGGTTGAGCAAAATATCTGCATTCATAAAACCCTCTTTCAGAGCGAAAGCTCCGGTTAGTCCGGTCTCTTCATCAACAGTAAACAGACATTCCAGCGGGCCGTGTTCCAAGTCGTTGGCGGCAAGAATAGCCAATTCTGTAGCAACTCCGATTCCATTGTCGGCACCTAGCGTTGTTCCTTTCGCTTTCAACCATTCTCCGTCAACCTCTGTTTCTATCGGGTCGGTGAGGAAATCATGTGTTACGTTATTGTTCTTTTCACATACCATGTCGACGTGCGACTGTAGCACTACTGTTTTAAGATTTTCTTTTCCAGCAGTAGCAGGCTTTTTAATTAATACATTTCCAGCCTCGTCTATTTTGGTTTCTAACTTATGTTCTTCTCCGAAAGCTTTTAAGTAAGCGATTATTTTTTCTTCTTTTTTAGAAGGGCGTGGCACTTTACATATCTCGTTGAAATAGTAAAATACGGCGCTTGGTTTTAAATCTGATAATTCCATTATTTTTCTTTTTAAGAATTTTATATTAAGCTAAATTTTATATTAAGTTATTTTCTTTGTCTTATTCCTTCATTTAGTAATTGCATTGTTATAGATATGCTCTGTATCTTTATATTTTTAACTCTTTACTACTAAATATGGTTAAAAATGGCCCCAGAGTATCACCCTTTTTCTTTTTTTTATCCAAAAAAACAAGGAGTACTCCATACAAAAGCATATATTTGCATCCACAAAATTAATAGAAATGCTTAATACTATACTGATAACTTTGTTAATTGTTGCTATCTCTCTCGGATTATTAGGCTTAAAAGTCTTTTTTGTGCGAGGAGGTAAGTTTCCTAACGGACATGTTAGTGGAAACGCTGCATTAAAGGAAAGAGGAATTAGCTGTGCTCAGTCTCAAGACAGAGAAGCTCAGAACAAGCCTCGTTTTTCATTTGCCGATGTTGAGCAAAACCTTAATGATAGTATAAACTAATTAAATTAAAAACCATATTTTATAAGTTATGAAGAGAACAAACTACCTCATCAGCGGATTTTTAGCTATTGCAGCAATTGTTTTATTTGCTCAATGTGCGGGTAAAGCAGATAAAAAGGCGGAGCCTGTTACCAACGAGGCAATGGCTAAGTCGGGCATGAAGATAGCTTATGTTGAAATAGATACTTTGCTTACTCAATACAACTTTTGGAATGATTTGAATGAAGCTATGATGAAAAAAGAGGAAAACATCAGAGCTACCCTGAATCAAAAAGCTCGTGAACTGGATACTGAGGCTCAGGATTTTCAACGAAAGTTGCAGAATAATGCATTTGTTAGCCGTGATAGAGCGGAACAAGAACATGCTCGTCTGACAAAAAAGCAAAAGGACTTGCAAAATTTACAGACTCGCTTGACTAATGAACTGTCTGCTGAAAATCAAAAGAATAGTTTGCAGTTGCGTGATTCTATTAACTCTTTTCTAAAGGAATATAATAAAACGAAAGGATATAGCATGATTATTAGTAATACAGGTTTTGATAATCTCCTTTATGCTGATAGTACTTATAACATAACTAAGGAAATAGTTGAAGGTTTGAATGCTAGATATACTCCTGCTTTAAAGAAATAAATTTATTCATTTGAATATATAAAGATGGCGGCGCTATTTATTTAGTGCCGCCATCTTTGTATATTGTCTTTTAGGATAATGAGATTATTGTTCTTGTTGATGCTTCTCTTTTTCTTCTTCTTGTGGAATGCGGAAAGATGTATAAAGCTCTAATACTGCCGAGATGCATAGGCAAGCTATCCATTCGTTACCATGTGTGGTAAACATGAAAAGTCCTGTTACCACTAGTAGTAAAGCACCAAATATCTGTTGTATCCGTAGTCTTTTAGTGATCTTATTGCTCCCTTTATATGGAGTGTTTATTTGAGCCAAAGCTACAAACCCTGCTCCAATAGTATAAATATAAGGAGCCGGAGCCCATTTGGTGATGAATAGCGTGGCACCGATGAGTACCAATATCGCTCCGGTCATGAAAAGTGCGGGTATTAATTTATTCATTTTTTATCTTCTTCAAATACGTAAATGTCTTCGTTGGGTTTCTTCATCAGATATTTTTCTCGAGCTATTTTTTCGATGGCTTCAGGGTTGTTATTGATCTCTTTCAAACGTTTAGTGCTCTCTTCATATTCAGAGTGATACTTTTCTATCTCTGTTTGCAAATGGTTTATCTCACGTTCATATCCTATACGCCGAATAATACTGTTTTCGTCAAGGAACCCAATAATAACTGCAAATACTCCTGTGATGATGAGGTATTTATGCCTGCGGATGAAATTCCAGATTGAAGTTAGCTTGTCCATACCTTCTGTTTACAAGTTACGAATGATTGCATTAGTTGATATTGCAAAGATAAAACTTCTAACTTAAAACTTACTTCATAAAACTTTTTTTTATGTACATTTGCAAAAACTGAAAAACAGAGAGTTCCTAGTTATGGAGAATTATATCGTATCTGCCCGCAAATACCGTCCCTCCACTTTTGAATCTGTCGTGGGGCAAATAGCTCTTACTACAACATTAAAGAATGCGATTGCTACACAGAAATTGGCTCATGCTTATTTGTTCTGTGGACCTAGAGGAGTGGGTAAAACTACTTGTGCGCGTATTTTTGCTAAAACGATAAACTGTATGCATCTGTCGCCTGAAGGGGAAGCATGTAACGAGTGTGAATCGTGCGTGGCATTTAATGAACAGCGTTCATATAATATTCATGAACTAGATGCCGCTTCTAATAATTCGGTTGATGACATTCGTCAGTTGGTGGAGCAAGTGCGTATTCCGCCACAGATAGGTAAATATAAGGTCTATATTATTGATGAGGTACACATGTTGTCAACCTCTGCGTTTAATGCTTTTCTGAAAACGCTTGAAGAGCCTCCTCATCATGCTATTTTTATTTTGGCTACTACTGAAAAGCATAAAATTTTGCCAACCATCTTGTCTCGTTGCCAGATTTATGACTTTAATCGAATTACAGTAGAAGATACAGTAAATCATTTAACTTATGTTGCTTCCAAAGAAGGCATAACAGCTGAGCCGGAAGCTTTGAATGTTATTGCGTTGAAAGCTGATGGAGGTATGCGTGATGCTTTGTCTATCTTTGATCAAGTGGTGAGTTTTACTGGTGGTAATATCACTTATCAGAGTGTGATTGAGAATCTGAACGTGCTCGATTATGAATATTATTTTAAGTTGACTGATTCTTTTTTGGGGAATAAGGTGCCGGAAGTACTGGCTCTCTTTAATGATATATTAAATAAGGGTTTTGAGGGTAGCCATTTTATTACTGGCTTAGCTTCTCATTTCCGTGATCTTCTAGTAAGTAAAGATCCTTTGACATTGCCATTACTCGAAGTAGGGGCAAGCATTCGTCAGCGCTATCAGGAGCAATCGCAAAAATGCCCACAACCTTTTTTGTATCGTGCAATGAAACTTTGCAATGATTGTGACTTGAATTACAGAGTGAGCAAGAACAAGCGTTTGTTGGTAGAATTGACCTTGATCCAAATTGCTCAGCTTACTGAAGTGGAAGATGATGAAGCTCATGGGCGTAGCCCTAAAAAAGCTTTAAAACCCGTCTTTCATTCTCCTCAGGTAGCTCAGCAACCCCAGGCGCAAGGAGTTCAGCAAACTCAACAATCTCAATCTCAGCCTGTTCAGAGTCAACATGCTTCGGCAAGACCTCAACCTCAGGGCGCACATCAGACACCAACTTCTGCTAGTGCTGCTCCCTCTTCTGCACAAGCTACAACTTCACCGACCGGTATGCCTCAGGCCATCCTAAATGCACAGTCTCATGCTCGGGAAGAGAGAAAAGTTCCTGTGATGAAAAGTTCCAGCATTGGACTTTCTATAAAGAAACTGAAAAATGGAGGAGGCGAAACTAAGTCGACTCCGGTTTCTAAAGAGGCTCCTGAAACAGCTAATAAAGCTCCGGAAGAAGATTACATTTTTAATGAAAATGATGTGAACTACTATTGGAGAGAATATGCTAGTCGCTTGCCTCTTGAACAGAAATCGGTTGCAATGCGTATGCAAAACATTAAAGTGGTGAAACTTGATGATATAAATTGTGAAATTGTAGTAGATAATGAATTAATAGCAAAAGATTTTAATGCCATTTTGCGAAATATTCAAGCTCATTTGAGGCAGCAATTGAAAAATAGCAAGATTACTCTGTCTTTGCGCATCAGCGAAGCGAATGAAAATATTCGTCCTTTTGGCAAAGTGGAAAAATACCAGATGATGGCTCAGAAAAATGATGCATTGATTGCGCTAAGGGAAGAGTTCGGTTTGGAATTTAATTAATCTAGACCTACCTATCCTTATTTGAGGGTTTTGTTTTTTTGATATCCTCTGCTGTCTACTTACAGTTTAAAAGCTTTAGATAAAAATCACTTGTCTCTTTTCTCTTCAGCTTTCTATACTCTTATAACAATCTTTTTTATTGATAATAAAGTAGCGTGAACTCACAGCTTTGTCTGCGAGTTCACGTTTTTTATGATATTGGTAGTTAGTGATCGCTTCGGTTCAGTTGTAATATGAATATAAGTAGGGGTGTTAGTTGCAGTTGCTGTGTACGATTGTTTTTTGATAAACCTACTTATGAAAAGAAAAAACGATTTCTAATACTTTTATCTAACGATATAAATTGCTATGCAAATGAAAAAGACGAATCCAGTCCATTGGGTACCCACTGTTTATTTTGCTATGGGGCTTCCTTTTGTTGTTCTTTCGATGGTATCGGTTTTAATGTTTTCCGATATGGAAGTTTCCGATGCTCAAATTGCTTTTTGGACTTCATTAATTATGTTGCCTTGGACTTTGAAACCGCTATGGAGCCCTTTTCTGGAAATGTTTAAAACAAAGAAATACTTTGTAGTCATTACTCAAATTGTGACAGGTACAGCTTTTGCTTTGGTGGCTTTATCGCTCCCTTTGCCTGATTTCTTTTGTTATGCCATTGCTTTAATGGGTATCATTGCTTTTAGTGGGGCGACTCACGATATAGCAGGAGACGGGGTTTATCTTTCCGAACTGAATACGAGTCAGCAGGCTAAGTATATTGGTTGGCAAGGTGCTTTCTATAATTTGGCGAAGATTCTTGCTAATGGTGGTCTGGTTTACTTGGCAGGTTCCTTAAAGGAAACATTTGGAGTGTTGCATTCTTGGATGATTATTATGGGTATTTGTGCCCTTTTAATGATTTCTTTGAGTATCTATCACATGCGTATGCTACCTTCGGGAGGAGTCAACGATAGCCATATTATGACGATCAAAGATAGTTTGCGAGCTTTATGGGAGGTTATTTGTTCTTTTTTTGCCAAGAAGCACATCTATTGGTATATCGTCTTTATCATACTTTATCGTTTTGCTGAAGGATATGCTATGAAGATTGTTCCTCTGTTTCTTAAAGCTCCTGTTGAAAATGGTGGCTTGGGGCTGCCTGTTAAGGATATTGGACTTATCTATGGCACTTTCGGAGCTGCCGCTTTTATACTAGGCTCTGTTTTAGCAGGTTATTACATCTCTGCCCGAGGATTAAGAAAAACATTATTCTCTCTTTGTTGTGCATTTAATATTCCTTTTTTTGTCTATTTCCTTTTGGCTCTATATCAACCTTCTAATTTGCCTATTGTAAGTATAGCCATCATTTTTGAATATTTAGGATATGGTTTTGGATTTGTTGGACTGACTTTGTTCATGATGCAGCAGGTGGCTCCTGGTAAGCATCAAATGGCTCATTATGCTTTTGCCACAGGCATTATGAATCTTGGCGTGATGATTCCGGGCATGATGAGTGGTTATCTTAGTGATTGGCTAGGTTATCAACATTTCTTTGTTTGGGTTTTGATAGCCACTATTCCTGCCTTTATAATAACTTGGTTGGTGCCGTTTACGTATGATGATGGAAAGTAAAGATGATGAAAGTTCTTATTTTTATGTATTTGCTTTCATTTTTTTCTGAAAGCAGTTAGTAGTTTCTTCTATTGAGTTGTATTATATACAAAGCGCCTTAGTACGCTTCTTGAAATTAACTTTAATGAAATTATGAAAGAGATCGAAATTATCGGTACATCACTGCCGGATATGCCTTGGGAAGAACGGCCCGAAGATTGCAAAGACGTCATTTGGCGTTGTTCAGCTAATCCTGTCATACCACGTGATTTATTGCCAACCTCCAATAGTATTTTCAATAGTGCGGTTGTTCCTTTCAAAGAGGGGTATGCCGGAGTTTTTCGCTGTGATGACACGAATCGCAGGATGCGTTTACACGTTGGTTTTAGCAAAGATGCCATTCATTGGCACATCAATGAAGAACAGTTGACTTTTGAATGCAATGATCCGGAAGTAGGAGAGTGGATCTACGGTTATGATCCCCGTGTCTGTTTCATTGACGATCGTTATTATGTTACTTGGTGCAACTGTTATCACGGTCCCACGATAGGGGTGGCTTATACTTTTGATTTTGATACTTTCTATCAGTTAGAAAATGCGTTCGTTCCTTTCAATCGTAATGGAGTCATGTTTCCACGCAAAATAAACGGCAACTTCGCCATGCTTAGTCGCCCGAGTGACAATGGACATACTCCTTTCGGCGATATTTTTTATAGTGAATCTCCTGACCTTGAATATTGGGGCAAACATCGACACGTGATGTCACCTGCCGAATTTGAAGTAAGCGCTTGGCAGTGTGCTAAAATTGGCGCGGGACCTATTCCGATAGAGACTTCCGAAGGCTGGTTATTGATTTATCACGGCGTACTTGCTTCTTGCAATGGTTTTGTATACAGTTTTGGCTCGGCATTGCTCGATTTGGATGAACCTTGGAAGGTCAAATATCGTTCAGGTCCCTATCTTCTCTCCCCTCAGAGACAGTATGAATGCATGGGTGATGTGCCTAACGTATGCTTCCCTTGTTCTGCACTTCATGATCAGTCGACAGGTCGCATTGCCATTTATTATGGATGTGCTGATACGGTGACAGGCATCGCATTTGGCTATATCCCTGAGATTATTGATTTCACGAAACGTACAAGTATTATATAATATATATGGCTAATCGACCATGAAACGTTTTTTATTAACTAACACACTGGCCATCTTCTTTCTCTTTTCTTATGGAAAGGGAGGAGATGGCTTCCCCTTTATCCAATATGTGAACCCTTTTATCGGTACGACTAATTTCGGAACGACTAACCCTGGAGCCGTTTGCCCCAACGGAATGATGTCTGTAGTCCCTTTTAATGTGATGGGCTCAACCGATAACACTTACGATAAAGACGCCCGTTGGTGGTCTGCCCCTTATGAATATACCAATTGTTATTTTACCGGTTTTTCCCATGTCAATCTTAGTGGAGTGGGATGTCCCGATTTGGGCTCTCTGTTGTTGATGCCCACAATAGGAAAATTGAATGTTGATTATAAAACGTATGGTAGTCGCTACTCTCAAGAGCAAGCATTGCCCGGTTATTATAGTAACTATCTGACTAAGTATGGCATCAAAACGGAGGTCTCTGCCACTCTTCGCACAAGTATTGCTCGCTTCACTTTTCCTAAAGGTGAGGCCCATCTTTTGTTGAATCTTGGCGAAGGGTTGACCAACGAAAGCGGAGCTTACATGCGTCGGGTAAATGACCATGAAGTCGAAGGTATGAAGTTGCTCGGCACATTCTGCTATAATCCTCAAGCGGTATTTCCTGTCTATTTTGTGATGAGGATAAATAAGAAACCTCAGAGTAGTGGCTACTGGAAGAAACAACGTGCTATGACTGCTGAGGCTGCATGGGATAGCGATAGTGGCAAAAATAAACTTTACACTAATTATCGGAAAGATATAGCCGGAGATGATATTGGTGCTTTTTTTTCTTTTGAAGTCGAGGAAGGTGAACAGATAGAGGTACAAATGGGAGTCTCGTTTGTTAGTATTGCGAATGCTCGCTTGAATTTGGAGAGCGAACAAGCTGTTTGTGATTTTGATTCTGTGCATAAGGCGGCTTGTGTCCGTTGGGATAGTGACCTCTCCCGAATACGTGTAGAAGGTGGAACCTTTGATCAAAAAGTCATTTTTTATTCGGCACTCTATCATACATTGATTCATCCTAATATTTTGCAAGATGTAAACGGAGAATATCCGGCAATGGAAAGCGACAAAGTGCTAACCGCAAAAGGTAATCGATATACTGTATTCTCTTTATGGGATACCTATCGGAATCTTCATCAGCTATTGACCTTGGTCTACCCTGAGCGGCAGATGCA
This is a stretch of genomic DNA from uncultured Bacteroides sp.. It encodes these proteins:
- a CDS encoding MFS transporter, with protein sequence MKKTNPVHWVPTVYFAMGLPFVVLSMVSVLMFSDMEVSDAQIAFWTSLIMLPWTLKPLWSPFLEMFKTKKYFVVITQIVTGTAFALVALSLPLPDFFCYAIALMGIIAFSGATHDIAGDGVYLSELNTSQQAKYIGWQGAFYNLAKILANGGLVYLAGSLKETFGVLHSWMIIMGICALLMISLSIYHMRMLPSGGVNDSHIMTIKDSLRALWEVICSFFAKKHIYWYIVFIILYRFAEGYAMKIVPLFLKAPVENGGLGLPVKDIGLIYGTFGAAAFILGSVLAGYYISARGLRKTLFSLCCAFNIPFFVYFLLALYQPSNLPIVSIAIIFEYLGYGFGFVGLTLFMMQQVAPGKHQMAHYAFATGIMNLGVMIPGMMSGYLSDWLGYQHFFVWVLIATIPAFIITWLVPFTYDDGK
- a CDS encoding DNA polymerase III subunit gamma/tau, whose protein sequence is MENYIVSARKYRPSTFESVVGQIALTTTLKNAIATQKLAHAYLFCGPRGVGKTTCARIFAKTINCMHLSPEGEACNECESCVAFNEQRSYNIHELDAASNNSVDDIRQLVEQVRIPPQIGKYKVYIIDEVHMLSTSAFNAFLKTLEEPPHHAIFILATTEKHKILPTILSRCQIYDFNRITVEDTVNHLTYVASKEGITAEPEALNVIALKADGGMRDALSIFDQVVSFTGGNITYQSVIENLNVLDYEYYFKLTDSFLGNKVPEVLALFNDILNKGFEGSHFITGLASHFRDLLVSKDPLTLPLLEVGASIRQRYQEQSQKCPQPFLYRAMKLCNDCDLNYRVSKNKRLLVELTLIQIAQLTEVEDDEAHGRSPKKALKPVFHSPQVAQQPQAQGVQQTQQSQSQPVQSQHASARPQPQGAHQTPTSASAAPSSAQATTSPTGMPQAILNAQSHAREERKVPVMKSSSIGLSIKKLKNGGGETKSTPVSKEAPETANKAPEEDYIFNENDVNYYWREYASRLPLEQKSVAMRMQNIKVVKLDDINCEIVVDNELIAKDFNAILRNIQAHLRQQLKNSKITLSLRISEANENIRPFGKVEKYQMMAQKNDALIALREEFGLEFN
- a CDS encoding glycoside hydrolase family 130 protein, with amino-acid sequence MKEIEIIGTSLPDMPWEERPEDCKDVIWRCSANPVIPRDLLPTSNSIFNSAVVPFKEGYAGVFRCDDTNRRMRLHVGFSKDAIHWHINEEQLTFECNDPEVGEWIYGYDPRVCFIDDRYYVTWCNCYHGPTIGVAYTFDFDTFYQLENAFVPFNRNGVMFPRKINGNFAMLSRPSDNGHTPFGDIFYSESPDLEYWGKHRHVMSPAEFEVSAWQCAKIGAGPIPIETSEGWLLIYHGVLASCNGFVYSFGSALLDLDEPWKVKYRSGPYLLSPQRQYECMGDVPNVCFPCSALHDQSTGRIAIYYGCADTVTGIAFGYIPEIIDFTKRTSII
- a CDS encoding OmpH family outer membrane protein, coding for MKRTNYLISGFLAIAAIVLFAQCAGKADKKAEPVTNEAMAKSGMKIAYVEIDTLLTQYNFWNDLNEAMMKKEENIRATLNQKARELDTEAQDFQRKLQNNAFVSRDRAEQEHARLTKKQKDLQNLQTRLTNELSAENQKNSLQLRDSINSFLKEYNKTKGYSMIISNTGFDNLLYADSTYNITKEIVEGLNARYTPALKK
- a CDS encoding GH92 family glycosyl hydrolase, which gives rise to MKRFLLTNTLAIFFLFSYGKGGDGFPFIQYVNPFIGTTNFGTTNPGAVCPNGMMSVVPFNVMGSTDNTYDKDARWWSAPYEYTNCYFTGFSHVNLSGVGCPDLGSLLLMPTIGKLNVDYKTYGSRYSQEQALPGYYSNYLTKYGIKTEVSATLRTSIARFTFPKGEAHLLLNLGEGLTNESGAYMRRVNDHEVEGMKLLGTFCYNPQAVFPVYFVMRINKKPQSSGYWKKQRAMTAEAAWDSDSGKNKLYTNYRKDIAGDDIGAFFSFEVEEGEQIEVQMGVSFVSIANARLNLESEQAVCDFDSVHKAACVRWDSDLSRIRVEGGTFDQKVIFYSALYHTLIHPNILQDVNGEYPAMESDKVLTAKGNRYTVFSLWDTYRNLHQLLTLVYPERQMQMIRSMLGMYQEHGWLPKWELYGRETLTMEGDPSIPMIVDSWMKGLRDFDVEQAYEAMRKSATLSGKENLMRPDNDDYLTLGYVPLREQYDNSVSHALEYYIADYALSRFAAALGKKKDAKLFYDRSMGYKHYYNDKYGTFCPLLSNGKFYSSFNPLEGENFEPSPGFHEGNAWNYTFYVPHDVKGLARLMGGERAFVDKLQRVFDEGLYDPANEPDIAYPYLFSYFKGEEWRTQKEVHRLLAKYFTSKPAGIPGNDDTGTMSAWAIWSMMGLYPDCPGVPEYTLTTPVFDKVIIMLDPKWYDKPNLVIDVKRKRSDAFYTHKVLLGGKRMDCYRVSHHDLLRAGTLCFEVSELK
- a CDS encoding septum formation initiator family protein; its protein translation is MDKLTSIWNFIRRHKYLIITGVFAVIIGFLDENSIIRRIGYEREINHLQTEIEKYHSEYEESTKRLKEINNNPEAIEKIAREKYLMKKPNEDIYVFEEDKK